A stretch of Gossypium hirsutum isolate 1008001.06 chromosome A06, Gossypium_hirsutum_v2.1, whole genome shotgun sequence DNA encodes these proteins:
- the LOC107962649 gene encoding sodium/pyruvate cotransporter BASS2, chloroplastic, translating into MATLSRFVAKECNFHKHHAVCRTSSSLIPSRTLRRAHLDVRAGISLPENGKGFAIQRKPSGPLVSLAAPASITPASRDPKVICNAAANVSGDIPTPSGMSKYERIIETLTTLFPVWVILGTIIGIYKPAAVTWLETDLFTVGLGFLMLSMGLTLTFEDFRRCLRNPWTVGVGFLAQYLIKPFLGFVIAMTLKLSAPLATGLILVSCCPGGQASNVATYISKGNVALSVLMTTCSTIGAIVMTPLLTKLLAGQLVPVDAAGLAVSTFQVVLVPTVVGVLSNEFFPKFTSKIISVTPLIGVILTTLLCASPIGQVSDVLKAQGAQLILPVALLHAAAFALGFWVSKLSFGESTSRTISIECGMQSSALGFLLAQKHFTNPLVAVPSAVSVVCMALGGSGLAVFWRNRPIPVDDKDDFME; encoded by the exons ATGGCTACTTTGTCTAGGTTTGTCGCCAAAGAATGCAATTTTCATAAACATCATGCCGTGTGTAGAACATCATCGTCTTTGATTCCTTCCAGAACGCTACGGAGAGCTCATCTGG ATGTTAGAGCTGGCATTTCTTTGCCTGAGAATGGAAAAGGTTTTGCAATTCAACGTAAGCCAAGTGGTCCCCTTGTTTCTCTTGCAGCTCCTGCCTCGATAACTCCTGCTTCAAG GGATCCCAAAGTTATCTGCAATGCTGCTGCCAATGTATCCGGAGATATTCCTACACCAAGTGGGATGAGCAAGTATGAGAGAATAATTGAAACGTTGACAACTCTTTTCCCTGTGTGG GTTATTTTGGGAACTATTATTGGCATATACAAGCCAGCTGCG GTAACATGGTTGGAGACAGATCTTTTCACTGTTGGACTAGGTTTCCTCATGCTTTCAATGGGTTTGACATTAACTTTTGAGGATTTCAGACGCTGTCTACGGAACCCATGGACT GTAGGTGTAGGATTTCTTGCTCAGTATCTAATCAAGCCTTTTCTAGGATTTGTCATTGCAATG ACTTTGAAACTGTCTGCTCCACTTGCAACTGGTCTTATCTTGGTCTCATGTTGCCCTGGCGGTCAGGCATCAAATGTTGCAACCTATATATCTAAGGGGAATGTAGCACTTTCCGTTCTCATGACTAC GTGTTCAACTATTGGAGCAATAGTGATGACACCACTCCTTACAAAGCTTCTTGCTGGTCAGCTTGTTCCTGTTGATGCTGCG GGTCTTGCTGTAAGCACTTTTCAGGTTGTGTTAGTACCTACAGTTGTTGGAG TCTTGTCCAATGAATTCTTTCCCAAATTCACTTCAAAGATTATCTCAGTGACTCCATTAATTGGAGTTATTCTCACTACCTTACTTTGTGCAAGCCCT ATTGGCCAAGTGTCTGACGTCTTGAAAGCCCAAGGAGCTCAGCTAATATTGCCTGTAGCTCTCCTACATGCTGCTGCATTTGCCCTTGGTTTCTGGGTTTCAAAATTATCGTTTGGGGAATCCACTTCTCGTACCATATCCATAGAATGTGGAATGCAG AGTTCGGCACTTGGTTTCTTGCTTGCCCAGAAACATTTCACCAATCCCTTAGTAGCTGTTCCTTCTGCAGTTAGTGTTGTTTGCATGGCG CTGGGAGGGAGTGGCCTTGCTGTGTTTTGGAGGAACCGACCAATTCCCGTGGATGATAAGGATGATTTCATGGAATGA